One genomic segment of Desulfocapsa sulfexigens DSM 10523 includes these proteins:
- a CDS encoding ATP-binding protein, which produces MTLLPPEGKPVSHRKTIHRLLINQLLWMLFLRVVLYTLILGISAYLQSGQFNVIVLPPAHLFFFIILVYATSIGSGLFLLKANRDPRRFGLEQILLDTFFISSLVYYTGASQSIFSPIFFFPIIAGGLILPRLGGLIAAGATTLQFAVVLILEYYKIFPDFLRVPLYDNARDILATLNLFAVYGLTFFLAAILSSLFAGRLRRTEDALSDSVRDFGRLSLLYKQIFDDISTGIVTTDDRNRITSVNNAAAQITGYSVDELLDEDFHSIFPNVSFTDQGSRHSAELQRKDGEPTRIGYSYAKLQYNQPAKNYKDTDDFCANCRVITIQDISEVERLEKQMQQAEKLAAIGRMSAGIAHDFRNPLTAISGSAQVLANELSQMQSSQQETNTELITIILRESNRLSNTVSDFLKFARPENAENDWFSLKRCLNEVLEVARMAASWPEKCVLDIDIDSVVDIWADQYQLFTILNHLLQNALAFTPLGDEKIRIKAVEIKGEDGADTIQITVEDNGPGITPGKEEKIFEPFYTRRVDGTGLGLAIVKQMMTEHNGSIEVGKSSLGGAKFTVNFPLP; this is translated from the coding sequence ATGACCTTATTACCACCTGAAGGAAAACCTGTTTCACATAGAAAAACGATCCACAGGTTACTTATAAACCAGTTGCTCTGGATGCTTTTTCTTCGAGTTGTCCTCTACACCCTTATCCTTGGGATAAGTGCATACCTGCAGTCTGGACAATTTAATGTAATTGTCCTTCCCCCAGCCCATTTGTTTTTCTTTATCATTCTTGTTTACGCAACATCCATAGGATCCGGTCTGTTTCTCCTTAAGGCAAATCGTGATCCAAGACGGTTTGGTCTTGAACAGATCCTCCTCGACACCTTTTTTATTTCGTCTCTGGTCTATTACACCGGTGCCTCACAATCGATATTCTCACCAATTTTTTTCTTTCCGATTATAGCCGGTGGCCTGATACTACCCCGCCTCGGAGGACTCATCGCTGCAGGGGCGACAACTCTGCAATTCGCCGTTGTACTGATACTGGAATACTATAAAATCTTTCCGGATTTCCTCAGAGTTCCCTTATACGACAATGCACGAGATATACTGGCAACGCTAAATCTTTTTGCCGTTTACGGACTGACATTCTTTCTAGCAGCTATCCTGAGCAGTCTTTTCGCCGGACGCCTGCGTAGAACAGAGGATGCCCTATCTGATTCCGTCCGTGATTTTGGCAGGCTCAGTCTTTTGTACAAACAGATATTTGATGATATCAGCACAGGTATTGTTACAACAGATGACCGGAATAGAATCACCTCAGTTAATAATGCCGCTGCCCAGATTACCGGTTATTCTGTTGATGAGTTACTCGACGAGGATTTCCATAGCATCTTCCCCAATGTCAGTTTTACAGATCAGGGCTCACGGCATTCTGCTGAATTACAAAGAAAAGACGGCGAGCCTACCCGAATCGGCTACTCGTATGCTAAATTGCAGTACAATCAGCCGGCTAAAAATTACAAAGACACTGATGATTTCTGTGCAAATTGCAGGGTTATCACCATTCAGGACATCAGTGAAGTGGAACGATTGGAAAAACAGATGCAACAGGCTGAAAAGCTTGCTGCCATAGGAAGAATGAGTGCCGGAATTGCCCATGATTTCAGGAATCCACTCACTGCCATTTCCGGATCCGCCCAGGTACTTGCTAATGAGTTGAGCCAGATGCAATCCTCGCAACAGGAAACAAATACAGAGTTAATCACTATTATCCTGAGAGAATCGAATCGTCTTTCAAATACGGTCTCCGATTTTCTTAAATTTGCACGTCCTGAGAATGCCGAAAACGATTGGTTCTCGTTGAAACGCTGCCTCAATGAAGTCCTTGAGGTTGCGAGAATGGCAGCTTCCTGGCCCGAGAAATGCGTGCTGGACATTGATATCGATAGCGTCGTCGATATCTGGGCCGACCAGTATCAGCTTTTCACAATCCTGAATCATCTCCTTCAGAACGCCTTGGCGTTCACACCTCTTGGAGATGAAAAAATACGAATAAAGGCCGTGGAAATTAAGGGAGAAGACGGAGCTGATACTATTCAGATAACAGTGGAAGACAATGGGCCTGGTATCACCCCCGGTAAAGAGGAAAAAATATTCGAACCTTTCTATACCAGACGAGTTGATGGCACTGGCCTGGGACTTGCGATCGTTAAACAGATGATGACAGAACATAATGGAAGCATAGAGGTTGGCAAATCTTCTCTAGGCGGAGCAAAGTTCACAGTCAACTTTCCGCTTCCGTAG
- a CDS encoding sigma-54-dependent transcriptional regulator, translating into MTSILVVDDERSMRDFLKILLKKEGYEVETAPGGRQALEYFEEKTFDLVITDIRMDGMSGLELLNAVKEKYPTLPVVMITAFASPDDAVFAMKNGAFDYISKPFNVDEIKSVICSATSKGKRSAEAKSISAAFPEIIGESREMVKIFEMIQRIAITPANVLIYGESGTGKELVAQAIHRHSKVAEHAFVPITCSAIPEELMESELFGHVKGSFTGAIGDKKGLFQLANNGTAFLDEIGELTPIIQTKLLRVLQERQVKPVGSVEIQNVNVRIIAATNRILEEEIMAGRFREDLFYRLAVVPLRVPPLRERKGDVPLLVDFFLKKYSKLFDKEVQEMSSYAMEVLMKYDFPGNVRELENIIERGVALETSNIILPESLTLSTFRFLESEDNNQAPSPFQVVSDEEELFSRGLEEVMAETEKRFLMAALEKSGNSKMRAAELLRISFRSLRYKVKKYDIE; encoded by the coding sequence ATGACCTCGATCCTCGTCGTTGATGATGAACGCAGCATGCGTGACTTCCTTAAAATCCTTCTTAAGAAAGAGGGTTATGAGGTTGAAACCGCGCCCGGTGGTCGCCAGGCACTGGAATATTTCGAAGAAAAGACATTCGACCTGGTTATCACCGACATCCGCATGGACGGCATGAGTGGCCTTGAACTCCTGAATGCTGTCAAAGAGAAATACCCAACACTTCCCGTTGTTATGATAACAGCATTTGCCTCACCGGATGATGCCGTCTTTGCCATGAAGAACGGGGCCTTTGATTATATCAGCAAACCCTTTAATGTTGATGAAATCAAATCCGTTATCTGTTCCGCTACTTCCAAGGGGAAACGGAGCGCCGAGGCAAAATCCATTTCTGCAGCGTTTCCTGAAATAATTGGTGAAAGTCGCGAAATGGTCAAGATTTTTGAAATGATCCAGCGTATTGCCATTACCCCTGCAAATGTTCTTATCTATGGCGAATCTGGCACAGGCAAAGAACTTGTCGCCCAGGCAATTCATCGCCATTCAAAGGTCGCAGAACACGCATTTGTTCCCATTACTTGCAGTGCCATTCCGGAAGAGCTGATGGAAAGTGAGCTCTTTGGTCATGTGAAGGGATCCTTCACCGGTGCCATCGGCGACAAAAAAGGCTTGTTTCAGCTTGCCAACAATGGAACAGCATTTCTAGATGAGATAGGGGAACTCACGCCGATCATTCAGACAAAGTTATTGCGGGTTTTACAGGAGCGTCAAGTCAAACCGGTTGGTAGTGTTGAGATCCAGAATGTCAATGTCCGGATCATTGCAGCAACCAACAGAATTCTCGAAGAAGAGATTATGGCCGGACGCTTCAGAGAGGACCTTTTCTACAGACTAGCTGTTGTCCCGCTCAGAGTCCCTCCCCTTCGCGAACGAAAAGGAGATGTTCCGCTTCTCGTTGATTTTTTTCTGAAGAAATACTCAAAGTTGTTTGATAAAGAGGTCCAGGAAATGTCATCCTACGCGATGGAAGTTTTAATGAAATATGATTTCCCTGGCAATGTCCGGGAACTTGAAAATATCATTGAACGTGGTGTGGCACTCGAAACATCAAACATTATCCTTCCGGAAAGCTTGACTCTTTCCACTTTTCGATTTTTAGAAAGTGAGGACAACAACCAGGCACCATCCCCCTTCCAGGTGGTATCTGATGAGGAAGAACTTTTCAGCCGAGGCCTTGAAGAGGTAATGGCTGAAACTGAAAAAAGATTTCTCATGGCTGCCCTCGAAAAAAGCGGTAATTCAAAAATGCGGGCAGCTGAGCTTCTTCGCATCAGTTTCAGGTCGCTCCGCTACAAAGTCAAAAAGTATGATATAGAGTAA
- a CDS encoding NAD-dependent epimerase: MTDGKKEMPMKKILVTGTAGFIGSFLARTLRESGCEVIGIDTITDYYDVGLKKDRLAKIAGGEGFQNLEVDISDRGAMEKLFTDHSFDAVVNLAAQPGVRYSLINPASYIDTNIVGFANLLEGCRHSGVKHFVYASSSSVYGANTHQPYSEHDNVNHPVSLYAASKKSNELMAHSYSHLFGLPCTGLRFFTVYGPWGRPDMAPMLFARAILAGEPINVFNNGNMERDFTFIDDIVEGVARVIQKPAAPDFEWKSEAPDPATSYCPYRVYNIGNNRKERLLYFIQLLEENLGKKADKNFLPMQPGDVQATYANVDDLIRDFDYKPDTPLDVGVKRFVDWYLDYYKQ, translated from the coding sequence ATGACTGATGGAAAAAAAGAAATGCCAATGAAAAAGATACTGGTAACAGGAACGGCTGGCTTTATCGGTTCTTTTCTGGCACGTACCCTGCGTGAATCGGGTTGTGAAGTGATTGGAATTGATACAATCACCGATTATTACGATGTGGGTTTGAAAAAAGATCGTTTGGCGAAGATTGCAGGGGGGGAAGGGTTCCAGAATCTGGAGGTTGATATCTCGGATCGCGGGGCCATGGAGAAACTGTTTACAGATCATAGCTTTGATGCGGTGGTGAACCTGGCCGCCCAGCCGGGGGTTCGCTACTCGCTCATCAACCCTGCGTCCTATATTGATACCAATATTGTCGGTTTTGCCAATCTTCTTGAAGGCTGCCGCCATTCAGGGGTGAAACATTTTGTCTATGCCTCTTCAAGTTCGGTTTATGGGGCAAACACCCATCAGCCCTACTCAGAACATGATAATGTCAATCATCCCGTATCTCTCTACGCAGCATCAAAAAAGTCCAATGAACTGATGGCTCACTCCTATAGTCATCTTTTTGGTCTTCCCTGCACCGGGCTGAGGTTCTTTACAGTGTACGGCCCCTGGGGACGACCTGATATGGCTCCCATGCTTTTTGCCAGGGCTATTCTGGCCGGAGAGCCAATCAATGTCTTTAATAATGGGAATATGGAGCGTGATTTTACCTTTATTGACGACATCGTTGAAGGGGTGGCCCGAGTGATCCAGAAACCTGCAGCACCGGATTTTGAATGGAAGAGTGAGGCGCCTGACCCTGCCACGTCATACTGCCCCTATCGCGTCTATAATATAGGCAATAACAGGAAAGAGCGTCTCCTCTATTTTATCCAGCTTCTTGAGGAAAATCTTGGCAAAAAAGCAGATAAGAATTTTCTTCCCATGCAGCCGGGAGATGTGCAGGCAACCTATGCCAATGTAGATGATCTGATCAGGGACTTCGATTATAAGCCTGATACCCCTCTGGATGTTGGGGTGAAGCGTTTTGTTGACTGGTATCTGGACTACTACAAGCAGTAA
- a CDS encoding GIY-YIG nuclease family protein, whose amino-acid sequence MPENSFPWFVYILRCKDNSLYTGITTNPDQRLLEHNHSTKGAKYTRGRRPVYLVYIEQQDSRSLASSREYAIKRLNRTDKEALIRDFEFSKI is encoded by the coding sequence GTGCCTGAAAATTCTTTTCCCTGGTTTGTATATATTCTTCGATGCAAAGACAACTCACTCTATACCGGAATAACAACCAATCCGGATCAACGACTCCTGGAACACAATCATTCCACCAAAGGTGCAAAGTACACTCGTGGCCGTAGACCCGTTTATCTTGTCTATATTGAACAACAGGACTCACGATCCTTAGCCTCCTCCCGAGAGTACGCAATCAAACGTCTCAACAGGACAGACAAAGAGGCGCTCATCAGGGATTTTGAATTTTCAAAAATTTAA
- the hslV gene encoding ATP-dependent protease subunit HslV, with protein MKIRSTTILAVRHNGQVAVAGDGQVSLGNTVMKHHAKKVRRLYHGKVITGFAGATADAFTLFDLLEQKLEQYKGNLMRAAVELAKEWRTDKMLRRLEAMLVAVDEDYSLLLSGTGDVIEADNGVLAIGSGGPYAQAAALALIGNSELSAEEICRASMTIAADICVFTNHSVIIEKIEK; from the coding sequence ATGAAAATACGCTCAACAACAATACTTGCGGTTCGTCATAATGGTCAGGTTGCTGTGGCCGGGGATGGTCAGGTTTCTCTCGGGAATACGGTGATGAAGCATCACGCGAAGAAGGTGAGACGTTTGTACCACGGTAAGGTCATCACCGGCTTTGCAGGCGCTACTGCCGATGCCTTTACCCTTTTTGATCTGCTCGAGCAGAAACTTGAACAGTATAAGGGGAATCTTATGCGGGCAGCTGTAGAGCTTGCTAAAGAATGGCGTACTGACAAGATGCTGCGCAGGCTTGAAGCAATGCTGGTAGCTGTGGATGAAGATTACTCATTGCTTCTCAGTGGAACCGGCGACGTTATTGAGGCTGATAACGGTGTTCTTGCAATTGGTTCGGGCGGTCCCTATGCCCAGGCTGCCGCTTTGGCACTTATTGGGAATTCAGAATTAAGTGCTGAGGAGATCTGCCGTGCTTCCATGACCATTGCTGCAGATATCTGCGTATTTACCAATCATTCCGTCATAATTGAAAAAATAGAAAAATAA
- a CDS encoding polyprenyl synthetase family protein, whose translation MEIKSYLKEQRLLVEAAFDSYIPAATGDFAKHIEAMRYSLLAGGKRVRPILCIAAARAVGGNTIDDQNILPVACALECIHTYSLIHDDLPAMDNDALRRGKATNHVLYGEAGAILAGDGLLTWAFDLLCNPSHGNLDSEKKLAISHCIAHAAGSFGMVGGQALDIASENTRFPFETLQTIHRSKTGALITASVVSGAIAAGADREQSEALKQYGHQIGLAFQIVDDLLNATATTEQLGKAAGSDIELGKATYPAYFGIEETRKRALNAIEKAKTCLKDFDDKAQPLRLLADYIYTRSH comes from the coding sequence ATGGAGATCAAGAGCTATCTTAAGGAACAAAGGCTTCTGGTTGAGGCTGCCTTTGACAGCTATATCCCGGCTGCAACTGGTGACTTTGCAAAGCATATCGAAGCCATGCGCTACTCCTTACTTGCCGGAGGAAAACGGGTTCGCCCCATTCTCTGCATAGCAGCAGCCCGGGCAGTTGGTGGAAATACCATTGATGACCAGAACATTCTTCCCGTTGCCTGTGCTCTTGAATGCATTCACACCTATTCACTTATCCATGACGACCTGCCAGCCATGGACAACGATGCGTTACGCCGTGGAAAAGCTACCAACCATGTCCTTTACGGTGAAGCGGGAGCCATTCTTGCCGGTGATGGACTTCTCACCTGGGCTTTTGATCTCCTCTGCAACCCCAGTCACGGCAATCTTGATTCCGAAAAAAAACTTGCAATCAGTCACTGCATAGCACACGCCGCTGGCTCCTTCGGGATGGTTGGTGGGCAGGCACTGGACATAGCGAGTGAAAACACCCGGTTTCCTTTTGAAACCCTGCAAACAATACACAGAAGTAAGACAGGAGCACTGATCACAGCTTCCGTTGTTTCCGGTGCGATAGCAGCCGGTGCAGACAGAGAGCAATCCGAAGCATTGAAACAGTATGGGCATCAGATCGGCCTGGCCTTTCAAATTGTTGATGATCTGCTCAATGCAACAGCCACCACAGAGCAACTGGGCAAAGCTGCGGGAAGCGACATTGAACTTGGCAAAGCCACCTATCCTGCTTACTTTGGTATTGAAGAGACACGGAAACGTGCCCTCAATGCTATTGAAAAGGCGAAAACCTGCCTGAAAGATTTTGATGACAAAGCACAGCCACTTCGCCTACTGGCTGACTACATATATACTCGGTCGCATTAG
- the xerC gene encoding tyrosine recombinase XerC, whose translation MTKIDTQIEAFLTWLEVEKGYSPHTVSGYGHDLSEFAAMLGRDEKTENIESLHIRRFVVSLHGNNSAATVARKLSALRSFFKFLLREHIIKSDPVAGITGPKTGKYLPVFLTVDEVFSLLEAPSEKDRFMLRDRAILELLYSTGMRVAELVSRDLLNLDFVTEMLRVRGKGDKERLVPVGRPALEAVKAWLFLRDQLISDRAKRGRPVERMALFLNGRGSRLTTRSVERLVKSYGERAGIPQIVTPHALRHSFATHLLEMGADLRSVQELLGHASLSTTQRYTHLTLDHLTEVYDKAHPHAK comes from the coding sequence ATGACGAAGATTGATACCCAAATAGAAGCATTTTTGACCTGGCTTGAAGTGGAAAAGGGCTATTCGCCTCACACTGTATCCGGGTATGGCCATGATCTGTCTGAATTTGCAGCAATGCTCGGAAGGGATGAAAAAACAGAAAATATTGAGTCGCTCCACATTCGCCGCTTTGTCGTGAGTCTCCATGGGAATAACAGTGCGGCAACGGTTGCCCGAAAACTCTCTGCGCTGCGATCATTTTTTAAATTCCTCCTTCGTGAACATATTATCAAAAGTGATCCTGTTGCCGGGATAACAGGTCCAAAGACTGGAAAATATTTACCGGTTTTTCTCACCGTTGATGAGGTTTTTTCCCTTTTAGAAGCACCTTCTGAAAAAGATAGATTTATGCTCCGTGATCGTGCAATTCTTGAGCTTTTATACTCAACGGGAATGCGTGTTGCCGAATTGGTTTCACGAGACCTTTTGAACCTTGATTTTGTAACTGAAATGCTTAGGGTGAGGGGCAAGGGAGATAAGGAACGCCTTGTTCCAGTTGGACGACCCGCCCTTGAGGCCGTGAAGGCCTGGTTGTTTTTGCGCGATCAGCTTATCTCCGATCGTGCAAAGAGAGGGCGACCGGTGGAAAGAATGGCCCTCTTTCTCAATGGCCGCGGGAGTCGCTTGACAACACGAAGCGTGGAACGACTGGTAAAATCATACGGAGAGCGGGCAGGCATTCCTCAGATTGTGACTCCCCATGCCCTGCGTCATTCATTTGCCACCCATCTGCTGGAGATGGGGGCTGATCTACGCTCTGTTCAGGAACTTTTGGGACATGCCAGCCTGTCAACCACACAGCGCTATACGCATCTAACTCTTGATCATTTAACGGAAGTATATGATAAAGCGCATCCACATGCCAAATGA
- a CDS encoding class II fructose-bisphosphate aldolase, with the protein MSNSAEFVRLLEIGRPPNIQKLFPNSHALLVSGKVIDRAMIAKGGAMTIAANARSTFVVRGALQAAQRANSAIIIEIARSEGGTNAYCPVSLWNMATVVDSICNQLGITIPVAIHADHFGIKKESDIDLARVEIASIFDAGITSIAVDASHMEDDKNLLANIELNACIPGWAGLETEVGEIKGTLGLSTVDDASFLIKGLNAHGICPDWIALNNGSVHGLEASGQGIQVELTADIHRALAPYGTSGAQHGTSGNSSERLRAICKKTATTKANVATALQMVSWGIEVNDDGNAISDASGRFVKIPGEGVSEEMWKQMVSYADDKGWKGGDYKKLNLPFENSLCSQEKEIRDRMCKRVEDFVYNMLVNVFSAEGTADLAKQAILEAGSYDLGSKVGRIEDPADWTKEKIVARAAELDSDKGPEGDFDD; encoded by the coding sequence ATGAGCAACAGTGCTGAATTCGTCAGACTTCTTGAAATCGGTCGCCCACCTAATATTCAAAAACTTTTTCCCAATTCCCATGCCCTTCTTGTCAGTGGAAAGGTTATAGATCGGGCTATGATTGCTAAGGGCGGTGCCATGACCATTGCTGCCAATGCTCGCTCTACTTTTGTCGTTCGTGGCGCTCTACAGGCAGCACAGCGGGCCAACAGCGCTATTATCATTGAGATTGCCAGATCTGAAGGTGGAACCAACGCATACTGCCCCGTGAGTCTCTGGAATATGGCTACGGTGGTGGACAGTATCTGTAATCAACTTGGTATTACAATTCCCGTTGCCATTCATGCTGATCATTTTGGAATCAAAAAGGAAAGCGATATTGATCTGGCCAGGGTGGAAATAGCATCTATTTTTGATGCCGGAATAACGTCCATCGCCGTAGATGCATCTCACATGGAGGACGATAAAAATCTTCTTGCCAATATCGAACTCAATGCCTGTATTCCTGGATGGGCTGGTCTTGAAACAGAGGTTGGAGAAATTAAAGGAACTCTGGGACTGTCCACCGTCGATGACGCCTCATTTCTTATTAAAGGTCTGAATGCTCATGGCATCTGCCCTGATTGGATCGCATTGAACAATGGAAGTGTCCATGGACTTGAGGCATCGGGGCAGGGGATTCAGGTTGAACTTACTGCTGATATCCACAGGGCTCTGGCTCCCTATGGCACGTCTGGTGCCCAGCATGGGACATCCGGAAACAGCTCCGAGCGGCTTCGCGCCATATGTAAAAAAACCGCAACAACCAAAGCAAACGTTGCAACAGCCCTGCAGATGGTTTCCTGGGGTATTGAAGTAAATGACGATGGAAACGCCATTAGCGATGCTAGTGGAAGATTTGTAAAGATACCAGGAGAAGGGGTATCCGAAGAGATGTGGAAGCAGATGGTCTCCTACGCAGATGATAAGGGATGGAAGGGAGGAGACTATAAGAAATTAAATCTGCCCTTTGAAAACAGTCTTTGCAGTCAGGAAAAAGAGATTAGAGACAGGATGTGTAAACGGGTTGAAGATTTTGTTTATAATATGCTTGTGAATGTTTTTTCTGCAGAAGGAACAGCTGACCTTGCCAAACAGGCAATTCTTGAGGCGGGGTCTTATGATCTTGGTTCTAAAGTTGGACGTATAGAAGATCCGGCGGATTGGACAAAGGAAAAAATTGTAGCACGAGCAGCAGAGTTAGACTCAGATAAAGGACCGGAAGGGGATTTTGATGACTGA
- a CDS encoding exodeoxyribonuclease VII small subunit: MAKRTFENALGKLEQITEELENGDLSLEVSLKKFDEGIGLVEYCNTTLTEAKAKVELLLEKQGGLTKQPFDELDHGDQELS, translated from the coding sequence ATGGCTAAACGAACTTTTGAAAATGCACTAGGAAAACTCGAGCAGATCACAGAAGAGCTTGAAAATGGCGATCTCAGCCTTGAAGTCAGCCTGAAGAAATTCGATGAAGGAATCGGTCTGGTTGAATACTGCAACACAACGCTGACCGAAGCAAAGGCAAAAGTAGAATTGCTCCTCGAAAAACAGGGTGGCCTAACCAAACAACCATTTGACGAGTTGGATCATGGAGATCAAGAGCTATCTTAA
- the dxs gene encoding 1-deoxy-D-xylulose-5-phosphate synthase, with product MVTRLVDIKSPEDLRKLSIPELETIADDLRETIINTVSKTGGHLAPSLGVVELTLALHYVFNTPNDKLVWDVGHQTYAHKLLTGRQDKFSTLRQYKGLSGFPKFKESEYDAFETGHSSTSISAALGMACAKDLKKDSNKVVAIIGDGSMTAGIAFEALNQAGHLDKDLIVILNDNEMSISENVGAMSSFLSRQLTSKTVRRLRKHISTRLKDLHGVGDRFLNVLKKSEENIKSFFTPAMLFEALKFYYIGPISGHQLEDLIPTLENIRDNVDGPVLVHVITQKGRGYGPAEANPGNYHGVGPFDVLTGVPIPSSSPISYTEVFGKSICTIARNNPDVVAISAAMPAGTGLTNFSKEFPDRFFDVGIAEQHGVTFAAGLAVEGKRPVVAIYSSFFQRALDQIIHDVCIPSLPVTLAIDRGGVVGDDGPTHHGVFDISFLRFIPNLTYMAPKDENELQHMLHTAISLPGPAAIRYPRGAGENVPLDPDFVNLEVGKGELLRQGEDILLLPVGNRVYPAIKAAEGLEKLGINAAVINPRFIKPLDDELICEWARKTGRVVTIEDNAEHGGFGSLVLELLSKNKLFAVKTHLLGYPDHFIEHGPQKTLWKNSKLDSPSIINAAMELMKD from the coding sequence ATCGTTACCAGACTCGTCGATATCAAGTCTCCCGAAGACCTTCGCAAGCTTTCAATACCTGAACTCGAAACCATCGCTGACGATCTGCGTGAAACCATCATCAATACCGTATCCAAAACAGGAGGCCATCTGGCACCGAGCCTTGGCGTTGTTGAACTCACCCTTGCCCTCCACTATGTTTTCAACACGCCGAATGACAAGCTTGTGTGGGATGTTGGGCATCAGACATATGCCCACAAACTGCTGACTGGCAGGCAGGATAAATTTTCTACTCTCCGCCAGTATAAAGGTTTAAGCGGTTTTCCGAAATTCAAGGAAAGCGAGTACGATGCCTTTGAAACGGGTCACTCTTCCACCTCCATTTCTGCAGCTCTGGGAATGGCCTGTGCAAAAGATCTCAAGAAAGATTCGAATAAGGTTGTCGCTATTATCGGAGATGGTTCCATGACTGCTGGTATCGCCTTTGAGGCCCTGAATCAGGCTGGACATCTGGATAAGGATCTTATCGTAATTCTAAATGATAATGAAATGTCCATCTCGGAAAACGTTGGCGCCATGTCAAGTTTTCTCTCCAGACAACTCACCAGCAAGACTGTAAGACGACTTCGTAAACATATATCCACCCGTTTGAAGGATCTTCATGGTGTCGGTGACCGTTTCTTGAATGTCCTGAAAAAGAGTGAAGAAAATATCAAAAGTTTCTTTACCCCGGCAATGCTCTTTGAGGCCCTGAAGTTCTATTATATCGGACCCATTTCCGGCCACCAACTTGAAGACCTGATTCCAACCCTTGAAAACATCAGGGATAATGTTGACGGTCCGGTACTTGTCCATGTCATCACCCAGAAGGGAAGAGGCTATGGGCCCGCAGAAGCAAACCCCGGCAATTACCATGGGGTTGGTCCGTTTGATGTCTTGACCGGTGTTCCGATACCATCATCCAGTCCCATCAGTTACACCGAGGTTTTCGGAAAATCAATCTGCACCATTGCGAGAAACAACCCCGACGTGGTCGCTATTTCAGCTGCCATGCCTGCTGGAACAGGGCTCACAAATTTCAGCAAAGAATTCCCTGATCGTTTTTTTGATGTAGGCATAGCAGAACAACATGGAGTGACTTTTGCTGCTGGTCTTGCTGTTGAAGGGAAGCGACCGGTTGTAGCCATCTACTCCTCTTTTTTCCAGAGGGCTCTTGACCAGATCATCCACGATGTCTGTATCCCCTCTCTTCCGGTTACCCTTGCCATTGACCGAGGCGGTGTAGTGGGCGATGACGGGCCTACCCATCATGGTGTTTTCGATATTTCTTTCCTCAGATTTATTCCAAACCTCACCTATATGGCACCAAAGGATGAGAACGAACTGCAGCATATGCTCCACACAGCAATCTCCCTTCCCGGCCCTGCTGCAATCAGATACCCACGCGGAGCCGGAGAAAATGTCCCCCTCGACCCTGACTTTGTGAATCTTGAAGTTGGCAAAGGAGAACTTTTGCGCCAGGGAGAAGACATTCTGCTGCTGCCAGTTGGCAATAGAGTTTACCCCGCAATTAAGGCCGCTGAAGGACTCGAAAAGCTTGGTATCAATGCCGCTGTCATTAATCCACGCTTTATTAAACCACTGGATGACGAACTGATCTGTGAATGGGCCCGAAAAACGGGAAGGGTGGTAACAATAGAGGACAATGCTGAACACGGCGGTTTTGGAAGCCTGGTTCTTGAACTTCTCTCAAAAAACAAACTCTTTGCAGTAAAAACCCATTTACTTGGCTACCCGGACCATTTCATTGAACACGGCCCGCAGAAAACACTGTGGAAAAATTCTAAACTGGATTCCCCCTCTATCATCAATGCCGCAATGGAGTTAATGAAGGACTGA